A single window of Nicotiana sylvestris chromosome 5, ASM39365v2, whole genome shotgun sequence DNA harbors:
- the LOC138868807 gene encoding uncharacterized protein: MFFDGAVNTKGVGIGAILISPTGQHYPATTRLQFFCTNNTAKYEACIMGMNMAINHDVEGLIIMGDSDLIIRQAQGEWETRDVKLIPYRQHVEDISKRFKSVEFRYIPCFHNELVDALAILASMLPYPGNVYIDPLEIQIQERHDYCNTVEVEPNVQPWYHDIKIFLKTKEYPEQANGDQKRTIKRLSSGFFLSGEVLYKRTPDLNL, translated from the coding sequence atgttcttcgatggagctgtgaacacaaaaggtgtcgggattggggcaattttgatctcacccaccGGTCAACACTATCCAGCCACAACCCGACTTcagtttttctgcacaaacaacactgccaagtatgaagcctgcattatgggtatgaatatggcaatcaaccATGATGTGGAAGGATtgataatcatgggagattcagatttgattatccgacaagctcagggagaatgggaaactcgggatgtaaagcttattccatacaggcaacatgtggaagatattagcaagcggttcaagtcagtcgagttcaggtacattccttgTTTTCACAATGAGTTAGTCGATGCACTCGCTATTTTGGCCTCGATGTTGCCATATCCAGGCAATGTCTACATTGACCCGCtggaaatccaaatccaagaAAGGCATGATTACTGCAATACGGTTGAGGTGGAACcaaatgttcagccatggtatcatgatatcaagatatttctgaaaacaaaagaatatcccgagcaagccaatggagaccaaaaaagaaccATTAAAAGGCTTTCCAgcggtttcttcttgagcggcgaggtcttgtacaaaaggactccagatctcaacCTTTAA